In Drosophila simulans strain w501 chromosome 3R, Prin_Dsim_3.1, whole genome shotgun sequence, a single window of DNA contains:
- the LOC6729474 gene encoding ras-related protein Rab-13, producing MALDFVATYKVLVLGDSNVGKTCIVHRYCDEKYYDTYISTIGIDFKQKLINLDGVPIKLQIWDTAGQERFRTLTTAYYRGAMGILLMYDVTNLESYNNLSYWLRNIQENASPDVVKVLAGNKCECSATQRMVDKERGEKIAENFDMPFFEVSCKSNINIEDAFLSLARKIREQRERRGDNFDNDESKDKKSPGSNGLGTFSLGSLSGENRCTC from the exons ATGGCACTGGACTTTGTGGCCACCTATAAAGTTCTGGTGCTGGGCGACTCTAATGTGGGCAAGACCTGCATCGTCCACAGATATTGCGACGAAAAATACTACGACACATACATCTCAACGATAG GCATAGACTTCAAGCAGAAGCTGATTAACCTTGATGGCGTGCCTATAAAGCTGCAAATCTGGGACACGGCTGGCCAGGAGAGATTCCGGACATTGACCACGGCGTACTATCGGGGCGCCATGGGCATCCTACTCATGTACGACGTGACCAACCTGGAAAGCTACAACAACCTGTCTTACTGGTTACGCAACATACAGGAGAACGCTTCGCCGGACGTGGTTAAGGTGCTGGCGGGCAACAAATGCGAGTGCTCCGCCACCCAGCGCATGGTGGACAAGGAGAGGGGCGAAAAG ATTGCCGAAAACTTCGATATGCCCTTCTTCGAGGTGTCTTGCAAATCCAACATCAATATCGAGGATGCCTTCCTGTCGCTGGCCCGTAAAATCCGCGAGCAAAGGGAGCGACGG GGGGACAACTTTGATAACGACGAGAGCAAAGACAAGAAATCACCCGGCTCCAATGGCCTAGGAACCTTCAGTCTGGGCAGCCTTTCCGGCGAGAATCGCTGCACCTGCTAA
- the LOC6729475 gene encoding E3 ubiquitin-protein transferase MAEA: protein MSEIKALEHATLKVPYEMLNKRFRSAQKIIDREVDQVTNVSRQVEKALEAEEGPILAEVTKLVDNVAQKLQVLKRKAEESINDELSVTQICKRKLDHLKGITPPSSVTGDLWQGSVDQWKRIRLDRLVIEHLLRMGYYETAEELAAKSDVRHLTNLDIFQTSREVEDDLASHSTTKCVLWCIDNKSKLRKINSTIEFSLRVQEFIELVRQNQRFEAVKHSRRYFPAYEKTQLNEICHVMALLAYPADAQAEHYRKYMDPQRWQKLVLDFRQENYRLFQLSSTSVFSAAVQAGLSALKTPHCYAQTCRNLNCPVCQEDLNRIALKLPYSHCVQSRLICRVTGLPLNEHNQPMMLPNGQIFGQMALPDITKDDGTVTCPVTNTKFSNPKVEKVFVM from the coding sequence atgtcGGAGATCAAGGCGTTGGAGCACGCCACCCTGAAAGTGCCATACGAGATGTTGAACAAGCGCTTCCGTTCGGCACAGAAGATCATCGACAGGGAGGTGGACCAGGTGACCAATGTATCGCGTCAGGTGGAAAAGGCCCTTGAAGCAGAGGAGGGTCCCATTCTGGCCGAGGTTACCAAGCTGGTGGATAACGTCGCGCAGAAATTGCAGGTGCTCAAGCGCAAGGCCGAGGAGAGCATCAACGATGAGCTGAGCGTCACACAGATCTGCAAGCGCAAGCTGGACCACCTAAAGGGCATTACACCACCAAGCAGCGTTACTGGCGATCTGTGGCAGGGGTCCGTGGATCAATGGAAGCGTATCCGACTAGACCGCCTGGTCATCGAGCACCTGCTACGCATGGGATACTATGAAACGGCCGAAGAGCTGGCAGCCAAATCCGATGTGCGCCACCTGACCAACCTGGACATTTTTCAGACGTCGCGCGAGGTCGAAGATGACTTGGCCAGTCACAGCACCACCAAATGCGTGCTTTGGTGTATAGACAACAAGTCTAAGCTCCGCAAGATCAACTCGACCATTGAATTCAGTCTGAGGGTGCAAGAATTCATCGAGCTAGTGCGACAAAATCAGCGCTTTGAGGCTGTGAAGCATTCGCGTCGCTACTTCCCCGCCTACGAGAAGACTCAGCTGAACGAGATTTGCCACGTGATGGCCCTGTTGGCCTATCCGGCCGATGCCCAAGCCGAGCACTACCGAAAGTACATGGATCCGCAGCGCTGGCAAAAGTTGGTGTTGGACTTCCGTCAAGAAAACTACCGCCTCTTCCAGTTATCCAGCACGTCTGTCTTCTCGGCAGCCGTGCAGGCCGGTCTGTCGGCCCTGAAGACGCCCCACTGCTATGCCCAGACCTGCCGCAACCTGAACTGCCCGGTGTGTCAGGAGGATCTCAACCGCATCGCTCTCAAGTTGCCATACTCGCACTGTGTGCAGAGCCGACTTATATGCCGGGTCACAGGGCTGCCACTCAACGAGCACAATCAGCCGATGATGCTCCCCAACGGACAGATCTTTGGCCAGATGGCTCTGCCGGACATCACCAAAGACGACGGCACCGTCACCTGTCCGGTGACCAATACGAAGTTCTCCAACCCCAAGGTCGAAAAGGTCTTTGTGATGTAA
- the LOC6729476 gene encoding uncharacterized protein LOC6729476, with protein MVKATTRGATSKAAKTGSKEATKGTKDNSKRYREKIKKDPIKYQEYRARETERSRMYRSKLKEVVKKNTKVLKTKRETDRLRQQRYREKKKEELANQRSLKEMLKKLEKSLPAKMSRKIEVIKLLYSKYVEPEVKES; from the coding sequence ATGGTTAAAGCAACTACCAGAGGTGCGACTTCCAAAGCAGCGAAAACTGGATCAAAGGAAGCAACGAAGGGAACCAAGGACAACTCCAAGCGCTATCGTgagaaaatcaaaaaggatCCGATCAAGTATCAGGAATACCGAGCCAGAGAAACCGAGCGAAGTAGGATGTATCGCAGCAAACTGAAGGAAGTGGTTAAAAAGAACACGAAggttttaaaaacaaagcgaGAAACCGACCGACTCAGGCAGCAAAGATATCGGGAGAAAAAGAAGGAGGAGCTCGCCAATCAACGATCATTGAAGGAAATGCTGAAGAAGCTGGAAAAGTCACTCCCAGCCAAAATGTCCCGAAAGATTGAAGTGATTAAGCTATTGTATAGCAAATATGTTGAGCCTGAAGTCAAGGAATCCTAA